The following coding sequences lie in one bacterium genomic window:
- a CDS encoding HD domain-containing protein: MFVNDPIHGFIELNELQGGLLELPELQRLQWIRQLGLSFLSYPGGVHTRACHVIGVSHVAGKMAEALQLLPEQRWLAEAAGMLHDVGHTPFSHALESLLPEDHMELTGSLITGRARFSFPRAGWIPEILRRYGLDPEEVADLVTGRHPDAILQHVIHGPIDADQLDYLLRDSYFTGIAHGNIDLHRILHTLKADRVLGGLYLMEKGLDAIEEMLVARDHMYSAVYAHRTGRIAETMLLRAMELAVSSIEGWYEMTDGELMARLRLAGGVSAELVDKIQYRDLYKTAFSIASRGEGQLRAALAETSRGLGRQEIEALLTERCGFGPGGLLVDMPVDMLAFTEPRLKRVELPILRKSGERTDLYELSALARALAEKESSHTVFAVYTAPEDRARARAVTETWLGL; encoded by the coding sequence ATGTTCGTCAACGACCCGATCCATGGCTTCATCGAGCTGAACGAGCTCCAGGGGGGGCTGCTCGAGCTGCCGGAGCTGCAGCGCCTGCAGTGGATCCGCCAGCTCGGGCTGAGCTTCCTCAGCTACCCGGGCGGCGTCCACACCCGGGCTTGCCACGTGATCGGGGTGAGCCACGTCGCCGGGAAGATGGCCGAGGCGCTGCAGCTGCTGCCCGAGCAGCGCTGGCTGGCCGAGGCGGCCGGGATGCTGCACGACGTCGGGCACACGCCTTTCAGCCACGCCCTGGAGAGCCTGCTGCCCGAGGACCACATGGAGCTGACGGGCAGCCTCATCACCGGCAGGGCGCGCTTCAGCTTCCCGCGGGCGGGCTGGATCCCCGAGATCCTGCGCCGCTACGGCCTGGATCCCGAGGAGGTGGCCGACCTGGTGACGGGCCGCCACCCGGACGCCATCCTCCAGCACGTCATCCACGGGCCGATCGACGCCGATCAGCTCGACTATCTCCTGCGCGACAGCTACTTCACGGGCATCGCCCACGGCAACATCGACCTCCACCGCATCCTGCACACGCTCAAGGCCGACCGGGTCCTGGGCGGGCTCTACCTCATGGAGAAGGGCCTGGACGCCATCGAGGAGATGCTCGTCGCCCGCGACCACATGTACTCGGCGGTCTACGCCCACCGGACGGGCCGCATCGCCGAGACGATGCTGCTCAGGGCGATGGAGCTGGCCGTGAGCAGCATCGAGGGCTGGTACGAGATGACCGACGGCGAGCTGATGGCCCGCCTGCGCCTGGCCGGCGGCGTCAGCGCCGAGCTGGTGGACAAGATCCAGTACCGGGACCTCTACAAGACGGCCTTCAGCATCGCGAGCCGGGGCGAGGGACAGCTCCGCGCCGCCCTCGCCGAGACCTCCCGCGGCCTGGGCCGCCAGGAGATCGAGGCCCTGCTCACCGAGCGCTGCGGCTTCGGGCCCGGCGGGCTGCTCGTCGACATGCCGGTCGACATGCTCGCCTTCACCGAGCCGCGCCTGAAGCGGGTGGAGCTGCCCATCCTGCGCAAGAGCGGCGAGCGGACGGACCTCTACGAGCTGTCCGCCCTGGCCCGGGCGCTGGCGGAGAAGGAGTCCTCGCACACGGTCTTCGCGGTCTACACCGCGCCCGAGGACCGCGCCCGCGCCCGCGCGGTGACGGAAACCTGGCTGGGGCTGTGA
- a CDS encoding DUF4282 domain-containing protein has protein sequence MSEHRQRGFLATLFDFSFEDFLTPGVLKLLYTIGLLAALFGSLRFIGGGFGRGVWTGIGALLLAPLLFLVYSLLARVVVELVMVFFRIAEHMELLVEAEGRSPRRRRGRKEKAEAAEGAGAPPES, from the coding sequence ATGAGCGAGCACAGGCAGCGTGGCTTTCTCGCCACCCTCTTCGACTTCAGCTTCGAGGACTTCCTCACGCCCGGCGTGCTGAAGCTCCTCTACACGATCGGCCTGCTGGCCGCCCTCTTCGGCTCCCTGCGCTTCATCGGGGGCGGCTTCGGGCGCGGCGTCTGGACCGGCATCGGCGCCCTGCTGCTCGCGCCGCTGCTCTTCCTGGTCTACAGCCTGCTGGCCCGGGTCGTGGTGGAGCTGGTGATGGTCTTCTTCCGCATCGCCGAGCACATGGAGCTGCTCGTCGAGGCCGAGGGCCGCAGCCCGCGCCGCCGGCGCGGGCGCAAGGAGAAGGCCGAGGCGGCCGAGGGCGCCGGCGCCCCGCCCGAGAGCTGA
- a CDS encoding aspartate kinase: protein MAEPATLVLKFGGTSVRDAAARAAAIRRVAARAAAGRRLAIVVSALGRKGEPYATDTLIGLLTGAGEPVAPRELDLAMAAGEQIAAALFAHELTLAGLPAQAFTGPQAGVLTDGRAGEAEILRVEPARIAACLAAGRIAVVAGFQGADAAGEIRTLGRGGSDTSGVALGAALGAAEVEIYTDVPGVADADPRRVPAARYLAELPAAAMLAMAEEGSKVVHPRAVRAALPGATPLRVLSTFDEGEGTLIHHRPATGPLRPLALAQRERLVLLRAAGADLAALDPELLSAGAGRYLAPDDPALPARLARLAAAGTFAPPERGWATLSLVFSGPGAAAPPPADAEAIPAPADRCRWLVPEPALAAALAALHARLLRGA from the coding sequence ATGGCCGAGCCGGCGACCCTGGTCCTCAAGTTCGGCGGCACCAGCGTCCGCGACGCCGCCGCCCGCGCGGCCGCCATCCGCCGGGTGGCGGCCCGCGCCGCGGCGGGCCGGCGCCTGGCCATCGTCGTCAGCGCGCTGGGCCGCAAGGGCGAGCCCTACGCGACGGACACGCTGATCGGTCTGCTCACCGGAGCCGGCGAGCCGGTCGCCCCGCGCGAACTGGACCTGGCGATGGCCGCCGGCGAACAGATCGCCGCTGCCCTCTTCGCCCACGAGCTGACGCTCGCCGGCCTGCCGGCCCAGGCCTTCACCGGGCCGCAGGCCGGCGTCCTCACGGACGGGCGAGCGGGCGAGGCCGAGATCCTGCGCGTCGAGCCCGCCCGCATCGCGGCCTGCCTGGCGGCGGGGCGGATCGCCGTCGTGGCCGGCTTCCAGGGCGCGGACGCCGCGGGGGAGATCCGCACGCTGGGCCGCGGCGGCAGCGACACGAGCGGCGTCGCCCTCGGCGCCGCGCTCGGCGCCGCCGAGGTGGAGATCTACACGGACGTGCCCGGCGTCGCCGACGCCGATCCCCGCCGCGTGCCGGCCGCGCGCTACCTGGCGGAGCTGCCCGCCGCCGCCATGCTCGCGATGGCCGAGGAGGGGAGCAAGGTCGTCCACCCGCGGGCGGTGCGGGCCGCGCTGCCGGGGGCGACGCCCCTGCGCGTGCTCAGCACCTTCGATGAGGGCGAGGGCACGCTCATCCACCACCGGCCGGCGACGGGACCCCTGCGCCCGCTGGCGCTGGCCCAGCGCGAGCGGCTGGTGCTCTTGCGCGCGGCGGGCGCGGATCTCGCGGCTCTGGATCCCGAGCTGCTCTCAGCGGGCGCGGGGCGCTACCTCGCGCCCGACGATCCCGCGCTGCCCGCGCGGCTGGCGCGGCTCGCGGCAGCGGGCACGTTCGCGCCGCCCGAGCGCGGCTGGGCGACGCTCTCGCTCGTCTTCAGTGGCCCGGGCGCCGCGGCGCCGCCGCCCGCGGACGCAGAGGCGATCCCCGCGCCGGCCGATCGCTGCCGCTGGCTGGTCCCCGAGCCCGCGCTCGCTGCCGCGCTCGCAGCGCTCCACGCGCGCCTGCTCCGCGGCGCGTGA
- a CDS encoding aspartate-semialdehyde dehydrogenase → MKQYTFAVVGALGNVGTEMRSILEAATDLPIAGLVPMDLPENAGKSVTWRGKAHTVVAAEPEAFRGVDIAIFSAGEAAAKALAPEAVKRGAVCIDNSTAFRMDPEHPLVIPEVNPQALAGHQGIIANPNCSTIQMLVALAPLHKAYKARRVVVSTYQAVSGTGQAAVEELQGQVKSYAAGRPLAVQVYPHQIAFNALPHIDSFLDNGYTKEEMKMVNETAKILDPAIKVTATTVRIPVVNGHSESVNVEFERPYDLDELRTLLARSPGLVVEDEPARTLYPLAIRASGQDPVYVGRLRRDFSCPNALNFWCVADNLRKGAALNTVQIARELIGRGLVRTP, encoded by the coding sequence ATGAAGCAGTACACCTTCGCCGTCGTCGGGGCGCTGGGCAACGTGGGCACGGAGATGCGCAGCATCCTGGAGGCGGCCACCGACCTGCCGATCGCCGGCCTCGTCCCCATGGACCTGCCCGAGAACGCCGGCAAGAGCGTCACCTGGCGCGGCAAGGCCCACACGGTGGTGGCCGCCGAGCCGGAGGCCTTCCGCGGCGTCGACATCGCCATCTTCAGCGCCGGCGAGGCGGCGGCCAAGGCGCTGGCGCCCGAGGCCGTGAAGCGGGGCGCGGTCTGCATCGACAACAGCACCGCCTTCCGCATGGACCCCGAGCACCCGCTGGTGATCCCGGAGGTGAACCCCCAGGCCCTGGCCGGCCACCAGGGCATCATCGCCAACCCGAACTGCTCGACGATCCAGATGCTGGTGGCGCTGGCCCCCCTGCACAAGGCCTACAAGGCCCGCCGCGTGGTGGTGAGCACCTACCAGGCGGTCAGCGGCACCGGGCAGGCGGCGGTCGAGGAGCTCCAGGGCCAGGTGAAATCCTACGCCGCCGGCCGGCCCCTGGCCGTGCAGGTCTACCCCCACCAGATCGCCTTCAACGCCCTGCCCCACATCGACTCCTTCCTCGACAACGGCTACACGAAGGAGGAGATGAAGATGGTCAACGAGACGGCGAAGATCCTCGATCCCGCCATCAAAGTGACCGCGACGACCGTGCGCATCCCGGTGGTCAACGGGCACAGCGAGAGCGTCAACGTGGAGTTCGAGCGGCCCTACGACCTGGACGAGCTGCGCACCCTGCTCGCCCGCTCGCCCGGCCTCGTCGTCGAGGACGAGCCGGCGCGCACGCTCTACCCGCTGGCGATCCGGGCCAGCGGCCAGGACCCGGTCTACGTCGGTCGCCTGCGGCGGGACTTCAGCTGCCCGAACGCCCTGAACTTCTGGTGCGTCGCGGACAACCTGCGCAAGGGCGCCGCCCTGAACACGGTCCAGATCGCCCGCGAGCTGATCGGCCGCGGCCTGGTCCGCACCCCCTAG
- a CDS encoding homoserine dehydrogenase has protein sequence MQKIALIGFGNVGQGLAEILHTKKAALARRHGYAASVVAVSDARLGAVCDPQGLDLGRLLRAVREKGSLDAYRGPGLARRWDALKTIRESGAEVVVEMAWTDLATGQPAIRHCETALKLGKHVVTSNKGPAALAQPRLARLAAKHGVQLRIEGTVMSGTPVLSLALENLAGNDFTAIQGILNGTTNYILSEMEAGADYAAALDKAQALGYAEADPTGDVEGHDAAGKVAILANLLMGGKLSPADVRCKGITGIKAADVAKARAAGKRWKLIGSVRRLPGGGLDARVEPVALPLADPLAGVMGPTNAVSFETDLLGKVTVVGPGAGRVQTGFAILSDLIAIARSRA, from the coding sequence ATGCAGAAGATCGCCCTGATCGGATTCGGGAACGTGGGCCAGGGACTGGCCGAGATCCTCCACACCAAGAAGGCGGCGCTGGCGCGCCGGCACGGTTACGCGGCCAGTGTCGTGGCCGTGAGCGACGCCCGCCTGGGCGCCGTCTGCGACCCGCAGGGCCTGGATCTGGGCCGCCTGCTGAGGGCAGTCCGCGAGAAGGGCAGCCTGGATGCCTATCGCGGCCCCGGCCTCGCCCGCCGCTGGGACGCCCTGAAGACGATTCGGGAGAGCGGCGCGGAGGTCGTCGTGGAGATGGCCTGGACCGACCTCGCCACCGGCCAGCCGGCCATCCGCCACTGCGAGACGGCCCTGAAGCTCGGCAAGCACGTCGTGACCAGCAACAAGGGGCCGGCCGCCCTCGCCCAGCCTCGCCTGGCGCGCCTGGCCGCCAAGCACGGCGTGCAGCTGCGCATCGAGGGCACGGTGATGAGCGGCACCCCCGTGCTCAGCCTCGCCCTCGAGAACCTGGCCGGCAACGACTTCACGGCCATCCAGGGCATTCTCAACGGAACGACCAACTACATCCTCAGCGAGATGGAGGCCGGCGCCGACTACGCCGCCGCCCTCGACAAGGCCCAGGCGCTCGGCTACGCCGAAGCCGACCCGACCGGCGACGTCGAGGGCCACGACGCCGCGGGCAAGGTGGCGATCCTCGCCAACCTGCTGATGGGCGGCAAGCTCTCCCCCGCCGACGTCAGGTGCAAGGGCATCACGGGCATCAAGGCGGCGGACGTCGCCAAGGCCCGCGCGGCCGGCAAGCGCTGGAAGCTGATCGGCAGCGTGCGCCGCCTGCCGGGCGGCGGGCTGGACGCCCGCGTCGAACCGGTCGCCCTGCCGCTCGCCGATCCCCTGGCCGGCGTCATGGGCCCCACCAACGCCGTCAGCTTCGAGACGGACCTGCTGGGCAAGGTCACCGTCGTCGGCCCGGGCGCCGGCCGCGTCCAGACGGGCTTCGCCATCCTCAGCGACCTCATCGCCATCGCAAGGAGCCGCGCATGA
- a CDS encoding Lrp/AsnC family transcriptional regulator, protein MLREGRGWTSASLRWAPLFSILPAMQSVRLDATDRRILEILQAEGRLPNARIAERVGLSPPSVHERIRKLEAKGVIRGYAAMIDGARVGLRTEVYVAVALSLHRRERIEEFRTAILAMPQVLECHHLTGEEDFLLRIVVPEIGDYEDFLLHTLTRVEGVSKLKSAFVLSTLKRDTRLPLPESP, encoded by the coding sequence ATGCTTAGGGAGGGGCGCGGCTGGACCTCAGCATCGTTGCGATGGGCGCCACTTTTCTCTATCCTGCCCGCCATGCAGAGTGTCCGTCTCGACGCCACCGACCGCCGGATCCTCGAGATCCTCCAGGCCGAGGGCCGCCTGCCCAATGCCCGCATCGCCGAGCGCGTGGGCCTGTCGCCGCCCAGCGTCCACGAGCGCATCCGCAAGCTCGAGGCGAAGGGTGTGATCCGCGGCTACGCGGCCATGATCGACGGTGCGCGCGTCGGCCTGCGGACGGAGGTCTACGTAGCCGTCGCGCTCAGCCTGCACCGTCGCGAGCGCATCGAGGAGTTCAGGACGGCCATCCTGGCCATGCCGCAGGTGCTCGAGTGCCACCACCTGACCGGGGAGGAGGACTTCCTCCTGCGCATCGTGGTGCCCGAGATCGGCGACTACGAGGATTTCCTCTTGCACACGCTCACCCGCGTCGAGGGCGTGAGCAAGCTCAAGAGCGCTTTCGTGCTCTCGACGCTGAAGCGAGACACCCGGCTGCCCCTGCCGGAGAGCCCCTAG
- a CDS encoding helix-turn-helix transcriptional regulator, whose protein sequence is MVRESRGEAHPLPGVERRATMATPRSEPVLQELAAYFRLLAEPARLSILDLLAGGELSVLEIVAETGLGQSHTSRQLGRMASEGLLTRRKEGTRVYYALADPRLPDLLSAAERALKAHLRGRLGGLGG, encoded by the coding sequence ATGGTGAGAGAAAGCCGGGGAGAGGCGCATCCTCTCCCCGGCGTCGAACGGCGAGCGACCATGGCGACACCTCGCTCCGAGCCCGTGCTCCAGGAGCTGGCGGCCTACTTCCGCCTGCTCGCCGAACCCGCGCGCCTGTCCATCCTGGATCTCCTGGCCGGCGGCGAGCTGAGCGTGCTCGAGATCGTCGCGGAGACGGGACTCGGCCAGTCCCACACCTCGCGCCAGCTCGGGCGCATGGCGAGCGAGGGACTGCTCACGCGGCGCAAGGAGGGCACGCGCGTCTACTACGCCCTCGCTGACCCTCGGCTGCCCGATCTCCTGAGCGCCGCCGAGCGCGCCCTGAAGGCGCACCTGCGCGGGCGGCTCGGCGGTCTCGGCGGATGA
- a CDS encoding glycosyltransferase family 1 protein: MAELRGADIVCVGSALWASPAPLNVHHVMRRLASRNRVLYVESPGLRPPAARSGGDWRKVGWRLRGWLRGLSASPEGVWLLSPPLLPWHGQAWARALNRRLLVGAVRRAMRRLDLREPLLWVFLPTGEVLAGALAERLLVYHCVDAYAENPGVDREAILALEARLLARCDLVFTTSPALHAEKRPVRGRAHFVPNVADAEHFAAGGPEPPALAAIGRPRLGYVGNLAGYKLDIPLLAAVAAARPDWQFCLVGPRGAGDPGSDLSALEGLANLHWLGLQPYAALPAFVGACDVCLIPFRLSASTRASFPLKFYEYMAAGKAIVATPLPALADYAERPALCRFAAEPAAFVAAVEAALAEGAAPALIAARRAEAAAHNWPVRLAEIESAVLDALAAKAAGHAGAAR; the protein is encoded by the coding sequence ATGGCTGAGTTGCGTGGCGCCGACATCGTCTGCGTCGGCTCGGCGCTCTGGGCGAGCCCGGCGCCGCTGAACGTCCACCACGTGATGCGGCGCCTGGCCAGCCGCAACCGCGTGCTCTACGTGGAGTCGCCGGGGCTGCGGCCGCCGGCTGCGCGCAGCGGCGGCGACTGGCGCAAGGTGGGCTGGCGCCTGCGCGGCTGGCTGCGCGGGCTGTCGGCGAGCCCGGAGGGCGTCTGGCTGCTCTCGCCGCCGCTGCTGCCCTGGCATGGCCAGGCCTGGGCGCGGGCGCTCAATCGCCGGCTATTGGTGGGGGCGGTGCGCCGGGCGATGCGCCGCCTGGACCTGCGCGAGCCGCTGCTGTGGGTCTTCCTGCCCACCGGCGAAGTCCTCGCAGGGGCGCTAGCCGAGCGCCTGCTCGTCTACCATTGCGTGGACGCCTACGCCGAGAACCCCGGCGTGGACCGGGAGGCGATCCTCGCGCTGGAGGCCCGATTGCTCGCCCGCTGCGACCTGGTCTTCACGACCTCGCCGGCGCTCCACGCCGAGAAGCGGCCGGTCCGCGGCCGCGCGCACTTCGTGCCGAACGTGGCCGATGCCGAGCACTTCGCCGCCGGCGGGCCGGAGCCGCCCGCGCTGGCCGCGATCGGGCGGCCGCGCCTCGGCTACGTGGGCAACCTCGCGGGCTACAAGCTGGACATCCCGCTGCTCGCGGCGGTGGCCGCGGCGCGTCCCGACTGGCAGTTCTGCCTGGTCGGTCCGCGGGGCGCGGGCGATCCCGGCAGCGATCTCTCGGCGCTCGAGGGCCTCGCCAACCTGCACTGGCTCGGCCTCCAGCCCTACGCGGCCCTGCCGGCCTTCGTGGGCGCCTGCGACGTCTGCCTGATTCCCTTCCGCCTCAGCGCCTCCACGCGGGCCTCCTTCCCGCTCAAGTTCTACGAGTACATGGCCGCCGGCAAAGCCATCGTGGCGACGCCCCTGCCCGCCCTCGCCGACTACGCCGAGCGGCCCGCCCTCTGCCGCTTCGCGGCCGAACCGGCGGCCTTCGTCGCGGCGGTGGAGGCTGCGCTCGCCGAGGGCGCCGCACCGGCGCTGATCGCCGCGCGCCGCGCCGAGGCGGCGGCGCACAACTGGCCCGTGCGCCTGGCCGAGATCGAGAGCGCGGTGCTGGACGCCCTGGCGGCGAAGGCCGCCGGCCACGCGGGAGCGGCGCGCTGA
- a CDS encoding glycosyltransferase family 4 protein: MAGLRIALFSRSTPAHFAAGGMERHTDQLARGLARRGHAVTLFTTALPPGGAPDVEEAGLELRYLAGTRPGVYGGGYWPRARAAFADARRRRPFDAILSQSAGAWGVLDLPASARPACLAVLHGNPRAEMATAWRSAPWHPKTWARTAILLEQHFQTRRRLPQCAGLVAVSSELGERLRREFPGQVRGLRVIPNGIAIDAYRQASPAEGQRVLYTGRVIAAKGVFVLVDAFAAIAGAYPDARLRIIGDGQLTALRRRVARWGLTARVEIVGAVPHAQIAGELAAGALFVLPTQCTEGLPLGMLEAMASGLPVVAIARGGIAEVLRGDNGGVLLAPAAADARSLARALGDLFAAPAERERLGRAARQRIETAYSETAMLAAYESWLCELAGA, encoded by the coding sequence ATGGCCGGTCTGCGCATCGCCCTCTTCTCCCGTTCGACGCCGGCGCACTTCGCCGCCGGCGGCATGGAGCGCCACACCGACCAGCTCGCGCGCGGCCTGGCGCGGCGCGGCCACGCGGTCACCCTCTTCACGACCGCGCTGCCGCCCGGTGGCGCGCCGGATGTCGAGGAGGCCGGCCTCGAGTTGCGCTACCTGGCCGGGACGCGGCCTGGCGTCTACGGTGGCGGCTACTGGCCGCGTGCACGCGCGGCCTTCGCCGACGCGCGGCGCCGGCGACCCTTCGATGCGATCCTCTCGCAGAGCGCGGGCGCCTGGGGTGTCCTCGATCTGCCGGCAAGCGCTCGCCCAGCTTGCCTGGCCGTGCTGCATGGGAATCCCCGCGCCGAGATGGCGACTGCCTGGCGCAGCGCCCCCTGGCACCCGAAGACTTGGGCGCGGACGGCCATCCTCCTGGAGCAGCACTTCCAAACCCGCCGCCGGCTGCCGCAGTGCGCCGGACTGGTGGCCGTCTCGTCGGAGCTCGGCGAGCGCCTAAGGCGGGAGTTCCCCGGGCAAGTCCGGGGATTGCGCGTCATTCCCAACGGCATCGCCATCGACGCCTATCGCCAGGCCTCGCCAGCGGAAGGTCAGCGGGTGCTCTACACGGGTCGAGTGATTGCCGCCAAGGGCGTCTTCGTGCTGGTCGACGCCTTTGCCGCGATCGCCGGCGCCTACCCGGACGCCCGACTGCGGATCATCGGCGACGGCCAGCTCACGGCGCTCCGGCGGCGCGTTGCGCGGTGGGGATTGACGGCGCGGGTCGAGATCGTCGGCGCCGTGCCTCATGCGCAAATCGCGGGCGAGCTGGCAGCCGGCGCGCTCTTCGTGCTGCCGACGCAGTGCACGGAAGGCCTGCCCCTGGGCATGCTCGAGGCAATGGCGAGCGGCTTGCCCGTGGTGGCAATTGCGCGCGGGGGCATCGCCGAAGTCCTTCGCGGGGACAACGGCGGCGTTCTCCTTGCGCCGGCGGCGGCCGATGCGCGCAGCTTGGCGCGCGCGCTCGGCGACCTGTTCGCAGCCCCCGCGGAGCGCGAGCGCTTGGGGCGGGCGGCGCGGCAGCGCATCGAGACGGCCTACAGCGAAACGGCGATGTTGGCCGCCTACGAATCCTGGCTCTGCGAACTAGCGGGCGCCTAG
- a CDS encoding methyltransferase domain-containing protein, whose amino-acid sequence MSDTREAGYYGYARPDVLALIPPGCRRLLDLGCGRGELGRRLQGRDGALRITGIEWEPAAARVAAGHYDRVLVGSLEGELPRLVEAGERFDLIVMADILEHTAAPGTILAQAATLLIEGGHAVVSVPNVSHYSVGLGLLRDRWDYAERGILDRGHLRFFTQRSFRELARSAGLSVLRERRNYRLWERRGLRHDRWVAIPISLGLLRHLFVFQNLFLLRKGD is encoded by the coding sequence ATGTCCGACACGCGCGAGGCCGGCTACTACGGCTATGCTCGCCCCGATGTGCTGGCGCTGATTCCTCCCGGCTGCCGCCGGCTGCTCGATTTGGGCTGCGGACGCGGCGAACTCGGCCGCCGACTCCAGGGCCGTGACGGCGCCTTGCGAATCACCGGCATCGAGTGGGAACCGGCGGCTGCCCGGGTCGCTGCCGGGCACTACGATCGGGTGTTGGTGGGCAGCCTGGAGGGCGAGCTGCCACGCCTGGTCGAGGCGGGCGAGCGATTCGATCTCATCGTGATGGCCGACATCCTCGAGCACACTGCAGCGCCGGGGACGATCCTCGCCCAGGCGGCGACCTTGCTGATCGAGGGCGGGCACGCCGTCGTGAGCGTGCCCAACGTGTCCCACTACTCGGTCGGCCTCGGGCTGCTCCGCGACCGGTGGGACTATGCCGAGCGCGGCATCCTCGATCGCGGCCACCTGCGCTTCTTCACGCAGCGCAGTTTCCGGGAGCTTGCCAGGTCCGCCGGTCTCAGCGTCCTGCGCGAACGGCGCAACTACCGGCTCTGGGAGCGCCGCGGTCTGCGCCATGACCGATGGGTGGCGATCCCGATCAGCCTCGGTCTCCTGCGGCATCTCTTCGTCTTCCAAAACCTCTTCCTGCTGCGCAAGGGGGACTAG
- a CDS encoding glycosyltransferase family 4 protein, with amino-acid sequence MGGDPDQPRSPAASLRLPKPLPAAQGGLVPPRRIDFLAWRDASNASARCRGEAYAAPLAALGWQLRFRAPASSGLARWLNPRGGPLRVPAKLAYLLVALVRRFVQIAGARGADAVVVQRELLSLGPPVLERLLGRCHPCLIYDVDDALDLTPPHLRPLAGGLRDAGKLQCIAGWSRAVVASTDILAARLGPLPVPVRVIPTPVDLGRFPAPTPQPAAPLRLGWFGTGGNLHYLAAIAPALRRVQAETDCELLVVSEWDFASPGLRVENRRWSLETEVALLLSCHLGLMPLADTPYARAKAGYKILLHWAAARAVVASPVGFNAQLVSDGEDGLLAGSEDEWVRALLLLAADPELRERLGRAGRVKVEREFSLTVAAAHWAALLDELVGALPGRGAEAGAVLANRPAPPRAPRRRRGGPA; translated from the coding sequence ATGGGTGGCGATCCCGATCAGCCTCGGTCTCCTGCGGCATCTCTTCGTCTTCCAAAACCTCTTCCTGCTGCGCAAGGGGGACTAGTGCCCCCGCGTCGGATCGACTTCCTCGCCTGGCGCGATGCAAGCAATGCCAGTGCTCGCTGTCGGGGGGAAGCCTACGCGGCGCCTCTGGCAGCCCTTGGCTGGCAACTCCGCTTCCGCGCCCCGGCGTCGAGCGGGTTGGCGCGCTGGCTCAACCCGCGCGGTGGTCCTCTGCGCGTTCCGGCGAAGCTGGCCTATCTTCTCGTCGCACTCGTGAGGCGCTTCGTGCAGATCGCCGGCGCGCGCGGTGCGGATGCGGTCGTCGTGCAGCGCGAACTCCTGAGCCTTGGTCCGCCCGTCCTGGAGCGCCTGCTGGGTCGCTGCCACCCCTGCCTGATCTACGATGTGGATGATGCACTGGATCTGACGCCTCCCCATCTGCGTCCGCTGGCCGGGGGTCTGCGCGACGCGGGCAAGTTGCAGTGCATTGCCGGCTGGAGCCGAGCTGTCGTCGCGAGCACCGACATCCTCGCCGCGCGCCTCGGACCGCTGCCGGTTCCGGTGCGCGTGATCCCCACTCCCGTGGACCTGGGTCGCTTCCCCGCTCCGACGCCGCAGCCGGCCGCACCCCTGCGCCTGGGCTGGTTCGGAACCGGCGGCAACCTGCACTATCTCGCCGCGATCGCCCCCGCGCTGCGACGCGTCCAGGCGGAGACGGACTGCGAGTTGCTGGTCGTCTCCGAGTGGGACTTCGCGAGCCCGGGTCTTCGGGTGGAAAACCGGCGCTGGAGTCTCGAGACGGAGGTGGCCTTGCTCTTGAGTTGCCACCTGGGATTGATGCCGCTCGCCGACACGCCCTATGCCCGGGCGAAGGCGGGCTACAAGATCCTCCTGCACTGGGCGGCCGCGCGGGCAGTCGTCGCCTCGCCCGTCGGATTCAACGCGCAGCTCGTCAGCGACGGCGAGGACGGACTGCTGGCGGGGTCCGAGGACGAGTGGGTACGCGCGCTGCTTCTCCTTGCGGCTGACCCTGAGCTCCGGGAGCGTCTGGGTCGCGCCGGCCGCGTCAAGGTGGAGCGCGAGTTCAGCCTGACGGTGGCAGCGGCGCACTGGGCAGCGCTACTCGATGAGCTGGTGGGCGCGCTGCCCGGCCGCGGCGCTGAGGCCGGTGCGGTTCTTGCGAATCGCCCGGCGCCGCCGAGGGCGCCACGGCGCCGGAGAGGCGGGCCGGCGTGA